In Agarivorans gilvus, one genomic interval encodes:
- a CDS encoding 6-phospho-beta-glucosidase gives MEPTNKLPKDFLWGGAVAAHQVEGAWNKDGKGVSIVDVLSKGAHGVDRIITDGVQDDVMYPNHEAVDFYSHYKEDITLFAEMGFKCFRTSIAWPRIFPNGDETSPNEAGLQFYDELFDELLKYNIEPVITLSHFEMPLHLVKHYGGWYNRGLIEFFVNFSRCVFERYQNKVKYWITFNEINNQRNWKNPLFGYCNSGMNYTEFEHPEQVMYQVIHHQFVASALAVKIGHEINPKMKIGSMIHMMPLYPATCKPEDMIQAQQSMREKYLFSDVQVRGHYPRYIEKEWQRKGIQVDMAEGDAEILQAGCADFLAISYYMSNIVDAVPPTDEVNPLFGASRLNPNLEASEWGWQIDPVGLRYALSELYERYEKPIFIVENGFGAVDEIEPGKTINDDYRIAYLSRHIAEMKKAVTLDGVEVMGYTPWGCIDCVSFTTGEYMKRYGFIYVDKHDDGSGDFSRAKKQSFSWYQQVIASNGEII, from the coding sequence ATGGAACCAACTAACAAACTTCCCAAAGATTTCTTATGGGGCGGAGCAGTAGCAGCCCACCAAGTAGAAGGTGCATGGAATAAAGATGGCAAGGGAGTCAGCATTGTCGATGTGCTGTCAAAAGGCGCCCACGGTGTAGACCGTATCATTACCGATGGCGTGCAAGACGACGTGATGTACCCCAACCATGAAGCCGTTGATTTTTACTCGCACTACAAAGAAGACATAACCCTGTTTGCCGAGATGGGTTTCAAATGTTTTCGTACCTCCATTGCTTGGCCCCGCATTTTCCCTAATGGCGACGAAACCAGCCCCAACGAAGCGGGCTTACAATTCTACGATGAGCTATTCGATGAACTATTAAAGTACAACATCGAGCCGGTTATCACTCTGTCTCACTTTGAAATGCCGCTACATCTAGTTAAACACTATGGTGGCTGGTACAACCGCGGGCTCATCGAGTTCTTTGTTAACTTCAGTCGTTGCGTATTTGAGCGCTACCAAAACAAGGTGAAATACTGGATTACCTTCAACGAAATTAACAACCAACGTAACTGGAAAAACCCCTTGTTTGGATACTGTAATTCGGGGATGAATTACACCGAATTTGAGCATCCAGAACAGGTCATGTATCAGGTAATTCACCACCAGTTTGTCGCTAGCGCTCTGGCGGTAAAAATTGGTCACGAGATCAACCCCAAGATGAAAATTGGCAGCATGATCCATATGATGCCGCTGTACCCTGCCACTTGTAAGCCAGAAGACATGATTCAAGCGCAACAATCGATGCGCGAGAAATACCTATTCAGTGATGTGCAAGTGCGTGGTCACTACCCTCGTTACATTGAAAAAGAATGGCAGCGTAAAGGCATTCAAGTAGACATGGCCGAAGGTGATGCCGAAATCCTACAAGCCGGCTGCGCCGACTTCCTAGCAATAAGCTACTACATGAGCAACATTGTTGATGCCGTGCCGCCTACAGACGAAGTGAACCCTTTGTTTGGCGCCAGCCGCTTAAACCCGAATTTGGAAGCGTCTGAATGGGGTTGGCAAATCGATCCGGTAGGTCTGCGTTATGCCTTGTCTGAGCTATATGAGCGTTACGAAAAACCTATTTTCATCGTTGAAAATGGCTTTGGTGCGGTAGACGAAATTGAGCCAGGTAAAACCATTAACGACGATTACCGCATAGCATACTTAAGCCGCCATATTGCCGAAATGAAAAAAGCCGTCACCCTCGATGGCGTAGAAGTAATGGGTTACACCCCTTGGGGCTGCATAGACTGCGTTTCTTTCACCACTGGTGAGTACATGAAGCGTTATGGCTTTATTTACGTCGATAAACATGATGATGGCAGCGGCGACTTTAGCCGTGCTAAAAAACAAAGTTTTAGCTGGTATCAACAAGTCATCGCCAGTAACGGTGAGATCATCTAA
- a CDS encoding bile acid:sodium symporter family protein, which translates to MTSFSTKLKKEWFLLGMLLAIGLATVSAELGRSDGPLQLDTVCSFGVAVVFFLHGLGLSPSALKSGLSNWRLHLYIQSATFIAYPLLWLIFGDVLLRFMPAALAFGFCYLLVLPSTISSSVAMTSVGKGNVPGAIFNASLSSIIGVFITPFLVQLFMGLEGVELNLLDSVLSISKLLLLPMVVGQVLRPYLLAWVERNKQVVNKVDKLVIILIVYNAFCDSIINGIWSRFSSSLLLSSLLLCLVVLFFMVHLIQWGARKVSFSRPDEIAAVFCGSKKTLAAGVPMAKVIFAADPALGMILLPIMLYHPIQIFYCALLANRYAAEASFTPEQQRQA; encoded by the coding sequence ATGACGAGCTTTTCTACAAAATTAAAAAAAGAATGGTTTTTACTGGGCATGTTGCTGGCGATTGGGCTGGCTACAGTATCCGCAGAGCTTGGGCGCAGCGATGGCCCACTGCAATTGGATACGGTGTGCTCTTTTGGGGTGGCGGTGGTGTTTTTCCTGCATGGTTTGGGTTTGTCGCCAAGTGCGCTTAAATCCGGCTTAAGCAATTGGCGTTTACATCTGTACATCCAGTCTGCCACTTTTATTGCTTACCCCTTGCTGTGGTTAATCTTTGGTGATGTGTTATTGCGTTTTATGCCGGCGGCACTGGCCTTTGGTTTTTGTTATTTATTGGTGCTGCCCAGCACCATTTCTTCGTCGGTGGCGATGACCAGTGTGGGCAAGGGCAACGTGCCCGGAGCAATATTTAATGCCTCGCTTTCCAGCATTATTGGGGTGTTTATTACGCCTTTTTTAGTGCAGTTATTCATGGGTTTAGAAGGCGTAGAGCTGAACTTATTAGACTCGGTATTATCGATATCCAAATTGTTATTGTTGCCGATGGTGGTAGGGCAGGTACTACGTCCTTACTTACTGGCGTGGGTAGAGCGCAACAAGCAAGTGGTCAATAAAGTCGATAAGCTAGTGATTATTTTGATTGTTTACAATGCCTTTTGTGACTCGATTATTAATGGTATTTGGAGCCGTTTTTCTAGCTCTTTGTTACTAAGTTCTTTGCTGCTGTGTTTAGTGGTGTTGTTTTTTATGGTGCATTTGATTCAGTGGGGGGCGAGAAAAGTCAGTTTTAGCCGTCCCGATGAAATAGCGGCGGTGTTTTGTGGCAGTAAAAAAACCTTAGCGGCAGGGGTGCCTATGGCGAAGGTGATTTTTGCCGCCGATCCCGCCTTGGGCATGATATTGCTTCCGATTATGCTGTATCACCCGATCCAGATATTTTATTGCGCGCTATTGGCGAATCGCTATGCGGCTGAAGCCTCCTTCACGCCCGAGCAACAACGCCAAGCGTGA
- a CDS encoding TolC family protein, with the protein MNPRILIGCVMLFTVKSIAQPLRLSEAEHLALSQDPAAEMYLNQQQQYAAQALAKSQLPDPMVKLGLGNLPTDSFTLDQDPMTQVSIGVAQQFSRGDTLQLNAQRFEQQGEQSELLAINRQLELKRALRNTWFDINFAHQAQQLIQQNQSLFKQNVDYVRSQFELGYKQSQDLIKAELQLNKFDEQIAAFAQQEQALRGRLAAWLGEQAFEPLSSDLPSWQDSEAYALETQYQHYSLLSQHPKVLAAQKNIDVADKQIAIANEAYKPAFKLELAYGHRRAEEMDGSRRSDLLSGFVTMDVPLFTDKRQDQSLIAAQRGKGMKRAEKELLMNNMNGQLNGAIARYSNTHARLQRYQNTLLQQAKQNTAAVLQGYQSNSNDFARVIEAYMDELALTLEYQQLISIKYKALADLRYYQAK; encoded by the coding sequence ATGAATCCCCGTATTTTAATCGGGTGTGTGATGCTATTTACCGTAAAAAGCATTGCCCAACCGCTGCGTTTATCAGAAGCAGAACACTTAGCTTTAAGCCAAGATCCTGCCGCCGAGATGTATTTAAATCAACAGCAACAATATGCTGCACAAGCCTTGGCCAAGTCGCAACTGCCAGACCCCATGGTCAAACTGGGCTTGGGTAACCTACCCACCGACAGCTTCACACTTGACCAAGACCCAATGACCCAAGTTAGCATTGGTGTAGCTCAGCAATTCAGTCGCGGCGATACCCTACAACTCAATGCCCAGCGCTTTGAGCAACAAGGTGAACAAAGTGAGTTATTAGCGATTAACCGCCAACTCGAGCTTAAACGCGCACTACGCAATACTTGGTTCGACATTAACTTTGCCCATCAGGCGCAGCAGTTAATTCAACAAAATCAAAGCTTGTTTAAGCAAAATGTCGACTACGTGCGTAGCCAATTTGAGTTGGGTTACAAACAAAGCCAAGACTTAATCAAAGCAGAACTGCAGCTCAACAAATTTGATGAGCAAATTGCCGCTTTTGCCCAACAAGAACAGGCATTACGTGGCCGCTTAGCGGCTTGGCTAGGCGAGCAGGCCTTTGAGCCATTGTCGAGCGACTTGCCCTCTTGGCAAGACAGCGAAGCCTACGCACTAGAGACCCAATACCAGCACTATTCACTGCTAAGCCAGCACCCCAAAGTGCTAGCTGCGCAGAAAAATATCGACGTAGCAGACAAGCAAATTGCCATCGCCAACGAGGCCTATAAACCGGCATTTAAGCTAGAGCTGGCATACGGGCATCGCCGCGCAGAAGAAATGGATGGCTCCAGACGCAGTGATTTACTCAGCGGCTTTGTCACTATGGATGTACCGCTATTTACCGATAAACGCCAAGATCAAAGTCTGATTGCCGCCCAGCGTGGTAAGGGCATGAAGCGCGCCGAAAAAGAGCTATTAATGAACAACATGAATGGGCAATTAAATGGTGCCATCGCGCGCTATAGCAATACCCATGCGCGGCTACAACGCTACCAAAATACCCTGTTGCAGCAAGCCAAACAAAACACCGCGGCAGTGCTGCAAGGTTATCAGTCCAATAGCAACGACTTTGCTCGTGTTATTGAAGCCTATATGGACGAACTGGCACTCACTCTGGAATACCAACAACTGATCAGCATTAAATACAAAGCGCTAGCCGACCTGCGCTACTACCAAGCGAAATAG
- a CDS encoding efflux RND transporter periplasmic adaptor subunit: MNKFTLSIVCLALGLAGGYALNSNALLGGANHQAQAEPSASSEPQPLYWVAPMDPNYRRDKPGLSPMGMELVPVYEDNNAKASAGTVTISPNVVNNLGVRSKEVILASFTPDLQAVGSLSFNQDKLWQMNSRVSGWVEKLYLKAEGEYLEKGQKLLSLYSPELLKAQEDLLNALRLGNRQLIASSKLRLQVLGVSPSQIKQLEKSKKVSQLIDLYAPESGYVAKLGVREGAYISPATQLVEAGSLEDIWLIAELYESQASLVKLGDQALMQVDSFAGEQWQGEVDYIYPVLDPSTRTLRVRIKFANQDQRLKPNMYARVKLQTATPQASLQIPREAVIYSGGFSRVVMDRGEGQFQSVKVQVGRESAGMVEILAGLREGDKVVTSAQFLLDSESSLSADFSRMGPPDRQVNNMDHSNMDHSNMDHSTMDHSSMDHSTMDHSSMNHSSMDHSNMDHSTMDHGSMNQGSMDHSTMDHSSMNHDSMDHSNMDHSTMDHGSMNQGSMDHSSMDHSTMDHSSMNQGSMDHSTMDHSTMNHGNMAMPEQGQSSDDDELDWLDLDANESPAAGDGK; this comes from the coding sequence ATGAATAAATTTACTCTTAGTATTGTTTGTCTAGCGCTTGGGCTTGCTGGCGGCTACGCCTTAAATTCCAACGCATTGCTTGGCGGAGCCAATCACCAAGCTCAAGCTGAACCCAGCGCCAGCAGCGAACCACAACCGCTATACTGGGTTGCGCCAATGGACCCTAACTACCGCCGCGACAAACCCGGCCTCTCGCCCATGGGCATGGAGTTAGTGCCAGTCTATGAAGACAATAACGCCAAGGCCTCGGCGGGCACGGTGACCATCTCACCCAACGTGGTGAATAACCTTGGGGTGCGCAGCAAAGAGGTGATTTTGGCTAGCTTCACCCCCGATCTACAAGCGGTGGGTAGCCTCAGCTTCAACCAAGATAAGTTATGGCAAATGAACAGTCGTGTCTCCGGTTGGGTAGAAAAACTCTATCTTAAAGCCGAAGGCGAGTACTTAGAAAAAGGCCAAAAGCTGCTGTCGTTGTATTCACCCGAGCTATTAAAAGCCCAAGAAGATCTGCTCAACGCCCTGCGCTTGGGTAATCGCCAGTTGATTGCCTCTTCCAAGCTGCGCTTACAAGTATTGGGCGTAAGTCCTAGTCAAATTAAGCAGCTTGAGAAAAGCAAAAAAGTCAGCCAATTAATCGACTTATACGCACCTGAATCAGGTTATGTGGCAAAACTGGGGGTGCGTGAAGGCGCCTACATTTCTCCAGCCACACAGTTAGTAGAAGCGGGCAGCCTAGAAGATATTTGGCTTATAGCCGAGTTGTACGAATCGCAAGCCAGCCTGGTTAAATTAGGCGACCAAGCGTTGATGCAAGTAGACAGCTTCGCCGGTGAACAATGGCAAGGAGAAGTGGACTATATCTACCCAGTACTCGACCCCAGCACTCGCACCTTACGGGTTAGGATTAAGTTCGCTAACCAAGACCAACGGCTAAAACCCAATATGTATGCTCGCGTGAAACTACAAACGGCAACACCACAGGCCAGCCTGCAAATTCCTCGAGAAGCCGTTATCTACAGCGGAGGCTTTAGCCGAGTAGTCATGGACAGAGGCGAAGGACAATTTCAATCGGTAAAAGTGCAAGTGGGTCGCGAAAGCGCTGGCATGGTTGAAATACTAGCAGGCTTGCGTGAGGGCGATAAGGTAGTAACTAGCGCGCAATTCCTACTCGATTCTGAGTCCAGCCTAAGCGCCGATTTTAGTCGCATGGGCCCGCCAGACCGCCAAGTGAATAACATGGACCACAGCAACATGGACCACAGCAACATGGACCACAGCACTATGGATCATAGCTCGATGGACCACAGCACCATGGATCATAGCTCGATGAACCACAGCAGCATGGACCACAGCAACATGGATCACAGCACTATGGACCACGGCTCGATGAACCAAGGCAGCATGGACCACAGCACCATGGATCACAGCTCGATGAACCACGATAGCATGGACCACAGCAACATGGATCACAGCACTATGGACCACGGCTCGATGAACCAAGGCAGCATGGACCACAGCAGCATGGACCACAGCACCATGGACCACAGCTCGATGAACCAAGGCAGTATGGATCATAGCACCATGGATCACAGCACTATGAACCACGGCAACATGGCGATGCCCGAGCAAGGCCAGAGCAGCGACGACGATGAGCTAGACTGGCTCGATCTCGACGCTAATGAAAGCCCAGCGGCAGGAGACGGCAAATGA
- a CDS encoding efflux RND transporter permease subunit: MIPTIIKWSVSNRVMVLLTTLALVIYGAFTIKNTPVDAIPDLSDVQVIIKTSYPGQAPQVVEDQVTYPLTTAMLSVPKAKTVRGYSFFGDSYVYIIFEDGTDMYWARSRVLEYLSQVTPNLPDNAKPALGPDATGVGWIFSYALTDRSGGHDLSQLRSLQDWFLKYELQTVPGVSEVASVGGMVKQYQVKIDPDKLRTYQLPLSAITQSIKQGNQEAGASVIEMGEAEYMVRTSGYLSSIEDLEKLPLKLNPNGTPLLLGEVAQIELGPQMRRGISELDGEGEVAGGVVVMRYGENAREVIAMVKQKLESLQRSLPEGVEIVTTYDRSGLIDSAVDNLQDKLLEEFIVVVLVCAAFLFHIRSSLVVLLSLPVGIIIAFIIMRWQGINANIMSLGGIAIAIGAMVDGAIVMIENVHKHMERTPLNNSNRWQVISKASAEVGPALFFSLLIITFSFVPVFALQGQEGKMFSPLAFTKTYAMAASAGLAITLVPVLMGYFIRGKVIAEHKNPLNRLLIAIYKPILRLSLKAPVVVLLAAVALIGVGIYPVNKIGSEFIPPLDEGDLMYMPTTYPGISIGKARELLQQTNKLIKTVPEVERVWGKVGRADSATDPAPLTMIETFITLKDKSQWREGLSSEDLRQELDSLIQFPGLTNAWVMPIKTRIDMLATGIKTPIGIKIAGEDLSVIEDIGKQIEVILQDVPGTASAYAERVAGGRYVKVDIDRLRAARYGLNIADVQAVVSTAVGGMNVSQTIEGLERYPVNVRYPQRYRDSVEQMKLLPLVSANGMRLSLSDVADVYVEDGPPMIKTENARPNGWIFVDIDGRDLGSYVQEAQQTVAEQLQLPAGYSVAWSGQYEYMERAAATLKIVIPATLAIIVLLLYMAFRRVGEVLIILATLPLAMIGGIWLMYLLNYNFSIAVGVGFIALAGVAVEIGVIMLVYLNQALVSTLEQHARISQQQLREAIIDGAGLRVRPVMMTVATVIIGLVPIMLGGGTGSEVMQRIAAPMIGGMASALVLTLVVLPAVYYLWKRISLRKVIID; encoded by the coding sequence ATGATACCAACGATTATCAAATGGTCGGTCAGCAACCGCGTAATGGTGCTGCTGACCACCCTAGCGCTGGTGATTTACGGGGCTTTTACCATAAAAAATACCCCGGTAGATGCCATCCCCGACTTATCTGACGTACAGGTGATCATTAAAACCAGCTATCCCGGACAAGCGCCGCAAGTAGTTGAAGACCAAGTCACCTATCCGCTCACCACGGCGATGTTGTCGGTGCCAAAGGCTAAAACCGTAAGGGGCTATTCGTTCTTTGGTGACTCCTACGTCTACATTATTTTTGAAGACGGTACCGACATGTATTGGGCGCGCTCACGGGTGCTTGAATACTTGTCGCAAGTGACGCCTAACCTGCCAGATAACGCCAAACCAGCCCTAGGACCAGACGCCACCGGTGTAGGCTGGATCTTTTCCTACGCCCTCACCGACCGCAGTGGTGGGCATGACTTAAGCCAACTACGTAGCCTGCAAGACTGGTTCTTAAAATACGAACTACAAACCGTGCCCGGCGTTTCGGAAGTGGCTTCCGTCGGCGGCATGGTAAAACAATACCAAGTAAAAATTGACCCCGATAAACTGCGCACCTATCAGCTACCGCTGTCGGCGATCACCCAAAGTATTAAACAGGGTAATCAGGAAGCTGGGGCCAGCGTTATTGAAATGGGTGAAGCCGAATACATGGTAAGAACCAGCGGTTATCTGTCCAGTATTGAAGACTTGGAAAAGCTACCGCTAAAACTCAATCCCAATGGCACCCCTTTGCTGTTAGGTGAAGTTGCCCAGATAGAACTCGGCCCGCAAATGCGCCGAGGCATAAGTGAACTGGATGGCGAAGGCGAAGTGGCCGGTGGCGTGGTAGTGATGCGCTACGGTGAAAATGCCCGCGAAGTGATAGCCATGGTGAAACAAAAGCTTGAGAGCTTACAGCGCTCGTTGCCAGAAGGCGTAGAGATAGTCACCACCTACGATCGCTCTGGCCTTATCGACAGCGCGGTAGACAACCTTCAAGATAAATTGCTAGAAGAATTTATTGTAGTGGTTCTGGTGTGTGCGGCATTTTTATTCCATATTCGCAGTTCGCTAGTGGTATTACTGAGCCTACCAGTAGGTATCATCATTGCTTTTATCATCATGCGCTGGCAAGGCATTAACGCCAACATCATGTCGCTGGGTGGCATTGCCATCGCTATTGGCGCCATGGTTGATGGTGCCATTGTGATGATAGAAAATGTGCATAAACACATGGAACGCACGCCCTTAAACAACAGTAACCGCTGGCAGGTAATTAGCAAGGCGTCTGCTGAAGTCGGCCCAGCCCTGTTCTTCTCACTGTTAATCATCACCTTTAGCTTTGTGCCGGTATTTGCCCTGCAAGGCCAAGAAGGCAAAATGTTCTCGCCCTTGGCCTTTACCAAAACCTATGCCATGGCGGCCTCGGCTGGCTTAGCGATTACCTTAGTGCCGGTGCTAATGGGCTACTTTATTCGCGGTAAGGTCATCGCTGAGCATAAAAACCCCTTAAATCGCTTATTGATTGCCATCTACAAACCGATATTGAGACTTAGCCTAAAAGCCCCTGTAGTGGTGCTATTGGCTGCCGTGGCCTTAATTGGTGTGGGTATTTACCCGGTTAACAAAATCGGCAGCGAGTTTATTCCGCCCTTGGATGAAGGTGATTTGATGTACATGCCCACCACCTACCCGGGCATCAGCATCGGTAAGGCTCGCGAGTTGCTACAACAAACCAATAAGCTGATCAAAACCGTACCCGAGGTGGAGCGAGTCTGGGGCAAAGTAGGACGCGCCGATAGCGCCACCGATCCTGCGCCACTCACCATGATCGAAACCTTCATCACCTTGAAAGACAAATCTCAATGGCGTGAAGGCTTAAGTAGCGAAGATCTGCGCCAAGAACTAGACAGTTTGATTCAGTTCCCCGGGCTCACCAATGCCTGGGTAATGCCGATTAAAACCCGCATCGACATGCTCGCCACCGGGATTAAAACCCCCATCGGCATAAAAATCGCAGGTGAAGATCTGTCGGTAATCGAAGACATTGGTAAGCAAATCGAAGTCATCTTACAAGACGTTCCCGGCACGGCTTCAGCCTATGCTGAACGGGTAGCTGGCGGGCGCTATGTGAAGGTGGATATTGATCGGCTACGCGCTGCGCGTTACGGCCTCAACATTGCCGATGTACAAGCAGTGGTGTCTACCGCTGTAGGCGGAATGAATGTAAGCCAAACCATTGAAGGCCTAGAGCGCTATCCGGTGAATGTGCGTTACCCGCAGCGCTATCGCGACAGCGTCGAACAAATGAAGCTGTTGCCACTGGTCTCTGCTAACGGCATGCGACTCAGCCTCAGTGACGTGGCCGATGTCTATGTGGAAGATGGCCCGCCAATGATTAAAACCGAAAATGCCCGCCCCAACGGCTGGATTTTTGTCGACATCGATGGCCGCGACTTGGGCTCTTACGTGCAGGAAGCGCAACAAACAGTGGCCGAACAACTGCAATTGCCCGCCGGCTATTCAGTGGCTTGGTCAGGCCAGTATGAATACATGGAGCGCGCCGCCGCTACCTTAAAAATTGTGATTCCAGCTACCTTGGCGATCATCGTGTTGCTGTTGTACATGGCCTTTCGCCGGGTTGGCGAGGTGCTGATTATTCTCGCCACTTTACCACTGGCGATGATTGGCGGGATTTGGTTGATGTACCTGCTAAACTACAATTTTTCTATTGCGGTAGGCGTCGGCTTTATCGCCCTAGCCGGGGTGGCGGTTGAAATTGGTGTAATTATGCTGGTCTACCTCAATCAAGCCCTAGTGAGCACCTTGGAGCAACACGCGCGTATCAGCCAACAGCAATTACGCGAAGCGATTATCGACGGCGCAGGTTTGCGAGTTCGCCCAGTGATGATGACGGTGGCCACGGTGATCATTGGTTTAGTACCAATTATGCTAGGCGGCGGAACCGGCTCGGAAGTAATGCAACGGATTGCCGCGCCAATGATTGGCGGCATGGCTTCGGCTTTAGTGCTCACTCTGGTGGTGTTACCCGCCGTTTATTACCTATGGAAACGCATTAGCTTACGTAAAGTGATCATCGACTAA
- a CDS encoding cytochrome b/b6 domain-containing protein: MNNSQKRKIWDGFVRFYHWLQVLLLGGLWWSAEQARIELHMAMGLCLLSLILARIVWGFIGSSNAQFRHFIAHPKQAWREFKLELKGKPAATAGHSALGAYMVIALISVLLLQLGSGLFISDNLFSEGPLYHTVSEQTSLWLKDLHHSNFNLLLGLVALHVAAIGWFTLKKRQLVRAMLSGYRHSPHSPAKLRNGFIGFVVFMLMLGTMTQLFGDYFVLDGL; this comes from the coding sequence ATGAATAACAGCCAAAAACGAAAGATATGGGATGGTTTTGTGCGCTTCTATCATTGGCTGCAAGTATTATTGCTAGGTGGTTTATGGTGGAGTGCAGAACAAGCCCGAATCGAGCTGCACATGGCCATGGGCCTGTGTCTGTTAAGCTTAATTCTCGCCAGAATTGTCTGGGGCTTTATTGGTAGCAGCAACGCCCAATTCCGCCATTTTATTGCTCACCCCAAACAAGCGTGGCGAGAATTTAAACTCGAACTCAAGGGCAAGCCTGCGGCTACTGCTGGGCACAGTGCCTTGGGTGCCTATATGGTAATTGCGCTAATATCAGTGCTGCTATTACAGCTTGGCTCTGGCTTGTTTATTAGTGATAACCTGTTTAGTGAGGGGCCGCTCTATCACACCGTTAGTGAGCAAACCAGTTTGTGGCTAAAAGACTTACATCATAGTAACTTTAATCTACTACTGGGCCTAGTTGCCCTGCATGTAGCTGCCATTGGCTGGTTTACCCTTAAAAAACGCCAGCTGGTCAGAGCCATGCTAAGCGGCTATCGCCACAGCCCACATAGCCCCGCCAAGCTGCGCAACGGCTTTATTGGTTTTGTGGTATTTATGCTGATGTTAGGCACCATGACTCAGTTGTTCGGCGACTATTTTGTACTGGATGGTTTATAG
- a CDS encoding DOPA 4,5-dioxygenase family protein, whose product MSSSRREVWFKGGRVHEKCVGPHTQWSCQIIFNHKAFDAFIPWLDEQRGELNVLVHALSGNAIDDHTNYAYWLGDPVELNMDAFLD is encoded by the coding sequence GTGTCATCAAGCCGGCGAGAAGTTTGGTTTAAAGGTGGGCGGGTACATGAAAAATGTGTAGGCCCCCATACTCAGTGGAGTTGCCAGATCATCTTCAACCACAAAGCCTTTGACGCTTTTATTCCGTGGTTAGATGAGCAACGTGGGGAGTTAAATGTATTGGTGCATGCCTTATCGGGCAACGCTATTGATGATCACACCAACTACGCTTATTGGTTGGGTGATCCGGTTGAGCTAAATATGGACGCATTTCTCGACTAA
- a CDS encoding DOPA 4,5-dioxygenase family protein — MEMINRPINRHQAYHAHVYFDQDSLAFASELCHQAGEKFGLKVGGYMKNV, encoded by the coding sequence ATGGAAATGATAAATAGACCGATTAATCGGCATCAGGCCTACCATGCCCATGTTTATTTTGATCAAGACAGCTTGGCCTTTGCTAGCGAGCTGTGTCATCAAGCCGGCGAGAAGTTTGGTTTAAAGGTGGGCGGGTACATGAAAAATGTGTAG
- a CDS encoding LysR family transcriptional regulator, which yields MINTTWLNTFCTLVEVGHFTRTAERLHMTQSGVSQQLRKLEEQLGTPLIVRQGKQFTLSEAGQRFYDEAREVLLSLAHLEQSLADDPEDEGVVRVCSPGSVGLKLYPQLLALQQAHPKLVIEYRFAPNAEIEKAIAKGEADIGLISARSSMAEVKSESIATEALLLVTPAKLGKPTWQQLMDLGFIDHPDGAHHAGLLLGANYAEFQHASDFPRKGFSNQIGLIMQPVSLGLGFTVLPAYAVEAFGNSDKVSAHSLAKPVNEELFLCLKRYRALPKRIQMVTAKIKQWL from the coding sequence ATGATAAATACCACTTGGCTGAACACCTTTTGTACCTTGGTGGAGGTGGGCCACTTCACCCGCACCGCCGAGCGCCTGCATATGACCCAATCGGGGGTAAGCCAGCAGCTACGTAAGTTAGAAGAGCAATTGGGCACACCGCTAATTGTGCGCCAAGGTAAGCAGTTTACCCTCTCCGAAGCGGGTCAGCGTTTTTATGACGAGGCGCGCGAGGTATTACTTAGCTTGGCGCATTTAGAACAAAGCTTGGCGGACGACCCCGAAGACGAGGGTGTGGTGCGGGTGTGTTCACCGGGCAGCGTAGGGCTTAAGCTTTACCCGCAACTATTGGCCTTGCAACAAGCCCATCCCAAGCTGGTGATTGAGTATCGTTTTGCGCCCAATGCCGAAATAGAAAAAGCCATCGCTAAGGGGGAAGCCGACATCGGCTTAATTAGCGCGCGCTCATCAATGGCAGAGGTAAAGAGTGAGAGCATCGCCACCGAGGCCTTATTGTTAGTCACCCCTGCTAAGCTGGGTAAGCCTACTTGGCAACAGCTGATGGACTTGGGCTTTATCGACCACCCCGATGGTGCGCATCATGCCGGTTTATTATTGGGGGCAAATTACGCTGAGTTTCAGCATGCTAGCGACTTTCCTCGCAAGGGCTTTTCTAATCAAATCGGCCTAATTATGCAGCCGGTAAGCCTAGGTTTAGGTTTTACGGTATTGCCTGCCTATGCGGTAGAAGCCTTTGGTAATAGCGATAAGGTAAGTGCTCACTCGCTAGCTAAGCCAGTGAACGAGGAGTTATTCCTGTGCCTTAAACGCTATCGTGCTTTACCTAAACGCATTCAGATGGTGACGGCCAAGATAAAGCAGTGGCTTTAA